The following coding sequences lie in one Prosthecobacter vanneervenii genomic window:
- a CDS encoding peptidylprolyl isomerase produces MSRIFQGLLGWWTILFLVVAGCYVAADLYYYHGPVDRWLRGGVVAEVAGQPISRRELADALREELWKQDAKWAFLNPEARQKLRLEVLDRLIDARLIRAFRLKDAPVSTAPSPAARQEADMMQRQFAEAEEAPRRMAAQHLTPKTLAAQIEESLRDEAWIAAQIQPEVAKITPQVVQAWYQGHREKLRIPQAWHAAHLFLAQATPGKPDREAEIRGLQQQMLAGKSTFAQLVAAHSEDERSKRLGGDLGWFTHERMPADFIAAVRSLRVGQVSAPVRTRVGWHLILLKEQRASCLPAFEEVREEITAMLTSQRRESAVKQLLAALSKRVQVVTHAEVVSATEPAR; encoded by the coding sequence ATGTCGCGTATTTTCCAGGGCCTGCTGGGGTGGTGGACCATCCTCTTTTTGGTGGTGGCGGGCTGTTACGTGGCCGCTGACCTCTACTACTACCACGGTCCGGTGGACCGCTGGCTGCGCGGCGGAGTGGTGGCAGAGGTTGCTGGCCAGCCCATATCCCGTCGTGAGCTTGCCGATGCACTCCGTGAGGAATTGTGGAAACAGGATGCCAAATGGGCCTTTTTGAACCCCGAGGCACGTCAGAAATTGCGCCTCGAGGTGCTGGATCGGCTGATCGATGCCCGACTGATCCGAGCCTTTCGCCTCAAAGACGCCCCCGTCAGCACCGCTCCCAGTCCGGCGGCCCGGCAGGAGGCCGACATGATGCAGCGGCAGTTTGCGGAGGCTGAAGAGGCACCCCGCCGCATGGCCGCGCAGCATCTCACCCCTAAGACTCTCGCGGCGCAGATCGAGGAATCTCTGCGCGATGAGGCCTGGATCGCCGCACAAATTCAGCCTGAAGTGGCCAAGATCACTCCGCAGGTGGTTCAGGCATGGTATCAGGGCCACCGGGAAAAACTGCGCATTCCGCAGGCCTGGCATGCAGCCCATCTTTTCCTGGCGCAGGCAACTCCTGGAAAGCCGGACCGCGAGGCCGAGATCCGCGGCCTGCAGCAGCAGATGCTGGCAGGAAAGAGCACCTTCGCGCAGCTTGTGGCAGCTCATTCAGAAGACGAGCGCAGCAAGAGGCTGGGCGGAGATTTGGGCTGGTTTACGCACGAGCGCATGCCGGCGGATTTCATCGCGGCGGTGCGCAGCCTGCGGGTAGGGCAGGTGAGCGCTCCGGTGCGCACCCGCGTCGGCTGGCACCTCATCCTGCTGAAGGAGCAGCGCGCCTCATGCCTGCCGGCTTTCGAAGAGGTGCGGGAGGAAATCACCGCCATGCTCACCAGTCAGCGCCGCGAGTCGGCCGTGAAGCAACTGCTGGCAGCCCTGAGCAAGCGTGTGCAGGTGGTGACTCATGCCGAAGTCGTCAGCGCCACCGAGCCTGCACGGTGA
- a CDS encoding NAD(P)-dependent oxidoreductase: MKPNVGILGLGIIGSRVAENLRKAGHEVFVWSRSARPVPNFLSSPHEVAEAAGIIQIFVRDSKALIEAIEDMKPALKAGHLIMNHATVSKAAALEAGRLVEAAGAAYLDAPFTGSKMAAQNGKLCYYIGGSDLLLERARPVLEASAAKILPLGEVGDAMVLKIVTNLVSAVIVEAVAEAADITKANGIPLEKLHEALESNANYSTLIGMKLPAIIKSDYEPHFALRNMLKDADFARELAAEAKLHTPALDCTAAAMRAGVDAGKGDLDFSVIGQR, translated from the coding sequence ATGAAACCCAACGTTGGCATTCTCGGACTCGGCATCATCGGCAGTCGTGTGGCGGAAAATCTGCGCAAGGCAGGACATGAAGTGTTTGTCTGGAGCAGGAGCGCGCGCCCGGTGCCCAACTTCCTCTCCTCCCCGCATGAGGTGGCGGAGGCCGCCGGCATCATTCAAATTTTTGTGCGTGACAGCAAGGCGCTGATCGAGGCCATCGAAGACATGAAGCCAGCCCTCAAAGCCGGGCACCTCATCATGAACCACGCCACCGTGAGCAAGGCCGCCGCACTGGAGGCGGGCAGACTGGTGGAGGCCGCAGGCGCAGCTTACCTGGACGCCCCCTTCACCGGCAGCAAGATGGCCGCTCAAAACGGCAAGCTTTGCTACTACATCGGCGGCAGCGACCTGCTGCTGGAGCGCGCCCGCCCCGTGCTGGAGGCCAGCGCTGCCAAAATCCTGCCGCTCGGGGAAGTGGGAGACGCCATGGTGCTCAAGATCGTGACCAATCTCGTCTCCGCTGTGATCGTCGAGGCGGTGGCCGAGGCAGCAGACATCACCAAGGCCAACGGGATTCCCTTGGAAAAGCTGCACGAGGCCCTGGAGAGCAACGCCAACTACTCCACGCTCATCGGCATGAAGCTGCCCGCCATCATCAAGAGCGACTACGAGCCGCACTTCGCCCTGCGCAACATGCTGAAGGACGCCGACTTTGCCCGCGAACTCGCCGCCGAGGCCAAGCTGCACACCCCTGCACTGGACTGCACCGCCGCCGCCATGCGCGCAGGTGTGGATGCCGGAAAGGGCGATCTCGACTTCAGCGTGATCGGGCAGCGCTAA
- a CDS encoding PEP-CTERM sorting domain-containing protein: MTFPRFFSLLFAAWTVTASAATVSVTGLDNNGDVIGQYVIGGQTYWWMCIEPGPPAISNQTITANSLSFTDGWTVQNTERYVNTYGADPSFYASIVPKQIAVMEYVLDTYLPWNTLAGASGRFLEQSGDFNNFTNNDSFYNAMFAVQNFLAQTEGKPPKSDFTDMSDYLDYYAGHGNATDDARSAIFQSMLSDVAAKDGAGFFATYTPVHDYSTINTYAPEADPSNWQDGLVIGMAAVPEPGSAILVASVGLAWIIRRRRR, translated from the coding sequence ATGACATTCCCTCGGTTCTTTTCCCTGCTCTTTGCGGCTTGGACCGTCACAGCCTCCGCTGCGACGGTTTCCGTGACTGGTTTGGATAATAACGGCGACGTGATCGGGCAGTATGTCATTGGTGGTCAGACCTATTGGTGGATGTGCATTGAACCGGGACCGCCAGCCATCAGCAATCAGACCATCACCGCCAACAGCCTCTCTTTTACCGATGGCTGGACGGTGCAAAACACTGAACGCTATGTGAATACGTATGGGGCCGACCCGAGTTTCTACGCCAGCATCGTGCCGAAGCAGATCGCGGTGATGGAGTATGTGCTGGATACCTACCTGCCCTGGAACACGCTGGCCGGTGCCTCTGGGCGCTTTTTGGAGCAAAGCGGCGACTTTAACAATTTCACGAACAACGACAGCTTCTACAACGCGATGTTTGCGGTGCAGAACTTCCTAGCGCAAACGGAGGGCAAGCCGCCGAAGTCGGACTTTACCGACATGAGCGACTACCTGGACTACTACGCCGGTCATGGGAATGCCACGGATGACGCGCGCTCCGCGATCTTCCAGAGCATGCTCAGCGATGTGGCCGCGAAGGACGGTGCGGGCTTTTTCGCCACCTACACTCCCGTGCACGATTATTCCACGATCAACACCTACGCTCCAGAGGCTGATCCAAGCAACTGGCAGGACGGGCTGGTGATCGGCATGGCAGCGGTGCCAGAACCGGGCAGCGCCATCCTCGTGGCCAGTGTTGGGCTGGCCTGGATCATCCGCCGTCGGCGTCGGTAA
- a CDS encoding SGNH/GDSL hydrolase family protein — translation MKRLTTLLFALAFSGLATADESPLWDLAKNDIPAVEKAGGAIKLHDGASFAVPAEAFPDQKNFTVQVTLSLDALVQDAVFTVMNKQSGGKDDGFAMFFNYKDKPYYARQVNSVVNKILMTGGALNGRNEPEINKPCTFTLAVRNGLATFYIDDAPIKKCFMELVPNSEPMWIGRNDNPKSKTMPVTVHSVKVFGPAYNYVSKKESAGPYPRGAVAGKGWALDVPKIEHPEWPQVLIYGDSISMGYSGSFIPEMLKKNVYTFHCVHFVGGDVPEQALSEMAGRYKFDAIVFNNGLHSLHWTPAQVSDAVVLERMQKLTRCFKNGAPQAKIFYLMTTPHTAARPAPDKPVTAFGDKNDVVLRLNTLSAQVMKQEGIEVIDAYALLASHLDLASGDNYHWQTPAYQLLTQEIFSRVLPAVGKEK, via the coding sequence ATGAAAAGACTCACGACGCTCCTGTTTGCGCTCGCTTTCTCAGGCTTGGCCACTGCCGATGAATCCCCTCTCTGGGATCTCGCCAAAAACGACATCCCGGCGGTGGAGAAGGCAGGAGGTGCCATAAAGCTGCACGATGGCGCATCATTCGCCGTTCCTGCAGAGGCGTTTCCTGATCAGAAGAACTTCACTGTGCAGGTCACGCTCTCTTTAGACGCTCTGGTGCAGGATGCGGTCTTTACCGTGATGAACAAGCAAAGCGGCGGAAAGGACGACGGCTTTGCCATGTTCTTCAACTACAAGGACAAGCCGTATTATGCGCGTCAGGTAAACTCCGTCGTGAACAAGATTTTGATGACCGGTGGTGCGCTGAATGGGCGCAACGAGCCGGAAATCAACAAACCCTGCACCTTCACGCTGGCCGTGCGCAATGGCCTGGCGACCTTTTACATCGATGACGCTCCCATCAAGAAGTGCTTCATGGAGCTCGTGCCCAACAGCGAGCCGATGTGGATCGGGCGCAACGACAATCCGAAGTCCAAGACCATGCCCGTGACGGTGCACAGCGTGAAGGTCTTTGGACCTGCTTATAACTACGTTTCAAAGAAAGAGAGCGCAGGACCCTACCCGCGCGGCGCGGTGGCCGGGAAAGGCTGGGCGCTGGACGTGCCAAAGATCGAGCATCCCGAGTGGCCCCAGGTGCTCATCTACGGCGACTCCATCTCCATGGGCTACAGCGGCTCCTTCATTCCAGAGATGCTCAAAAAGAACGTTTATACCTTTCATTGCGTTCACTTCGTGGGTGGAGACGTGCCTGAGCAGGCTCTGAGCGAAATGGCGGGCCGATACAAGTTTGACGCGATTGTTTTCAACAACGGCCTGCATTCCCTGCACTGGACGCCAGCCCAGGTTTCAGATGCGGTGGTGTTGGAGCGGATGCAGAAGCTGACACGCTGCTTCAAGAATGGCGCGCCTCAGGCCAAAATCTTCTACCTCATGACCACACCGCACACGGCGGCACGTCCAGCCCCGGACAAGCCTGTCACTGCATTCGGCGACAAAAATGACGTGGTGCTGCGCCTCAACACCCTTTCCGCGCAGGTCATGAAACAAGAAGGCATCGAAGTGATCGACGCGTATGCCCTGCTCGCCTCGCACCTCGATCTTGCCTCAGGTGACAACTACCACTGGCAGACACCGGCCTACCAACTGCTCACCCAGGAGATCTTCAGCCGGGTGTTGCCTGCGGTGGGGAAAGAGAAGTGA